AAGAGCAGGCGtccatttaatttaaaaccacTCTCCTTTAAATCAGCTATTGTCCAGTAAACATGGCAGCATGCAAACAGAGACTTCTGACTCCATGAAAAGATATCCCACTAGGCCCCATCACCAAATGTTCTAATAACATTAAATGGCTCCTGTCAGTTACAGGGCCTTAGTATCAGCCTACCCCCATCAACACCCCCCAATTTCCCATACACAGACAGGAGGATgggtgtgtaggagtgtgtAATTACTAATTTCTTCACTGTTGTTGTTAAACACACCTCTGCAGCAGATGTTCAGCTCTGACCCTGCTTTTCAGATGTTCGGATTTGTCTCTTGAAAGGACCCAAATGTCCTCGTTTGTAGTGGCATGAGTTGTTGTCTGTGGGCTCACCATCAGGAAGAAGGGTGTCTTGTGGTGCTCCTGAATCTTGCTACACAGGAAGCCCAaacactgtgttttatttcacctatctgcatttgtGCCCATATTTCAGGGTACTTAAATGCAGGCTGCTTTGGCAGTATGGCTGTGTCTCAATACCCAGCCTCAAAACAATACTTTGCTACTTGACAAATGTCCACATTGGTGCTGTCCAAACAATTCAGAATCATACATCTCCAAATCTAAAACTTTGCAGGAGAAGGCAGGGACCTTCATTAGTTCTATTGTAAGTCAAAGTAAACAGATTTAATTTAAAGCAATTTTCATTTCCCAAAACCAATAATATTGAGGAAGATGTTTTCCATCGGACAGTCAACATATTCTCAAATGGTTTGAATATGATGGAATTAATGACTGTGGCATGttcatcactcattcattcattcattatctgtaacctttatcctgttcagggtcacagtgggtccagagcctacctggaatcattgggcgcaaggcgggaatacaccctggagggggcgccagtcctttacaggacaacacacacacattcactctctctctcacacacacacacacggacacgtttgagtcgctaattcacctaccaacgtgtgtttttggactgtgggaggaaaccggagcatccagaggaaacccacgcagacacagggagaacacaccacactcctcacagacaatcacccggagcgggaatcgaacccacaacctccaggtccctggagctgtgtgactgcgacactacctgctgcgccctatcactcattcactcattcattattcatcTAATCACTTCATCATTGTCCTGTTCCTGAAATCTATCTGAAATCATAGGGTGCAAGacaaggacacacactcacctatggacCATTTCAAACAGCCAGTCCGCCTACGAgtacgtgtttttggactgtgggagggacaGGAAACCCCTTCAGATACAGGAAGAGCATACCACACTCATCTAAACATATCTACTACCATTTCAGGTTTAAAGACCAGAAAACCTTTACAAAACAACAAATGCTTCAGGAGATACCATCAgtttgaaattcattcattcattctagaTGGCTAGAGTCAGATAACAAACAACACTGCTAGAAATCCAGACATCATATCTATTGCTTCAGCTGGATCACAGTGGGAGGTATTGCAGTGGTTAAATGACCAATGGTGGACAATGGATACTGTGTATTTTAGTCAGCGGGTTAGAAACTATAATGTGAATTCTGTCAAATTGATGATGCTAACGGATATAATTATTTCCCTAAATAGAAGTGTTACATAAAAATGAGACTGaaattcacatttaaatgtaGTTATTGTCGAATCAGAGCTACACTGTGACTGAAACCTACACAGAAACCTTACacttttcagtttcagtttatttcaaaacagCCCATAATATGATGTTGATGACAGTTTTTCATATAATTTCCACTTACCGTCATTATCACTGTGTGGCACTAAAAACCGAATCTAACTAGAGCTGGCTGCTGTGAAAACAGTTACTGTGATGCAATGCAGAAGAATCCACTGAACTTTCTAAAGCTATTTAAAGCTCACAGGCAGTTTTCTGAAGGAATATAGGGGGATTTTTGAGAATTCAAGGTGCTTTCTGATGCTCAGGTATTGCTTAAACCTGCTCTTACATTTCCTGAGTGAAGTCATCCCTTATGCTGTGCATAATAAGATTTCTATTCTATTTCTTTGTTATGGTTATGTGTTGAGATGGAGATGGAAAGTAAAATCTTTATGTAAAATCAAACCTATTAATTTCACAGAGGAATGCCTCTGTACACAGCACTTTAATGCACTCATACAGCACTCATATTGGCTTCAAGGATTAGGTTGCACACATAGTGAACAGtgtgtctgcatttctgcaCTGACTTGTGCTGGGCTTCTGAACTACTGCACTCATCACTGGACAGGATTAGTGACACTTAACAATATATTTGCCATTTAAGtaaaaacgtaataaaaaaaagcttttgCTGTTTCCCTGTTGTAACTTAATTGAATATCTCTGTATAGGTAGCAGCTATAAGGATAATCTCACTCAGCCAATTCAAAAACGTGTTttagactgtggaaggaaaccagagcagacACTGAGAAAGCACACCTCCACACAGATAGTGAGCGGAGGCATGGATTAGACCCAGGATTAaaaaaccctggagctgtgtggcattgACAATGCCTGCAAATCCACCATGTCACTTATTTATCAGTCCATTTGTAAGGACATTTTAACTCATTTTAATGTGTGGCTGCCATTTTTGAGttacaatataaaataatataaaaaaaaaagtataaattggtttgaaaatgtaacatttttttataaataatacatgACCTTGAATTCTGCCTAACACCTAAACCTATTTAAACCATTAAAATTAGGTTTGAATAAGTTTATACGTTTTGGCAAAGGCTTCTGTTACTTATTAAATAACTTAGAATCAGACGCCAAACCTACCTTGGTTGATCAAATAAATATTGGACAGAGGGAACAATACATATATTGTATCATACCAAAATCCTCTGTTAAATTCCTCAATTCCTTGCTGGATTCCAAACTTAATTCATCATTACATTCTTTATGTCATAATTGCAACATCCATGAAGCAACGGAAAATCCCACTTTGGGGGCCATCCCCACAGAGCTGAATAAATTCATCCTAAGGTTTCTGTTTCGGCCAGTTCATTCTTTCCTCTGTTTGTGAGTAGACAGGCAGCTGAACACAACTCAGCCATGAACCGACCCATCCTGCTTCTGATCCTGGCATCTCTGGCATGTGCTACTGTCAGTTCAGGTATGTGGGGATTATATAATCGTTTGGAGAGAGGAGGATGAAGTGTAGCTGTTACTAAAGCAAGGACTGGAAGCAGAGACTCTAGCAGCGATTATCTGAATATTGTTTGTGTTCTGcctagatagagagatagatagatagacagacatagatttgtttaattattattctttatgCTGACATAGTAAAAAGTCAAATGTTTGTACATCTGGTATTGAGCCACTGTGCAAAGGTCAGAGCCACAATGTATTGATACATTTTCCACTTATTACTCATAATGGAAAGTACTAGAATTAGTCTGAAAAAGATTTTTCTACTACACACTTAGTTCTAGTTCTAGTTCTTGGCTTTGATTTATGGTCCTCAGTCTTTTTTGCAATCAGTTCACTTCCCACATAAGACAGATACACAGTTACTGGACAAAATGGCGGTAACAGTTGTTGCAACTGTTTGGCTCGTTTGAACAGCAATCATGTTATTTACATAACAACCAACGGCTATTGCATACATTTGAAACATACAGCCATTAAAAATCAATGAAATATGGAGCGACATATACGTTTGAGCAGAGGGCCCATGGTCATTTATCCCTGATCAAGAGGAACCATTTATTTGCACATAACTTTTACATTATGTCTTACATTCTTTAAACTTTCAGCAACAGTTTGTGTCTAACTAAAAAGGTCTATCCTTATGTGCAGCTTTCCGACTGGACGGACGACAGCGGTGTCTCTGTACAAAAGACTACACAGTCCAACCCCAGAACATTGTGCAGTGGAAAGTGTATCCTCGCAGCCCTCTCTGCAGCAAAGTTGAGATTGTGTAAGTGTCCACAAATAAATTCAGCATATGTTTTGCTATATTTTTACATCCACTTCAAATGTACAGTTTATATTTTGTGAAGAGAATTTAAAGTTGTTGCTCAACAGAATGTGATCTGAAATAATCTCAAGTTGTCAACACAACAACAGAAAAGGCCCTAATATAGAACCCTGTGGGACTCCACAGGACATGTAGTGTTATATAGGTCTACATTACATTAGAATTGAATAAACTATTTAAATCAATTTTTAAGGtactttttctttgtttcttttgttgcaAACAAAATGATAGGGAGTCAGTTGTATGCAAGCAGAATGCATGAGAGCAATAAAATGCTCTTGAATAAATCAGAACTTTGTGCACTGTGTGATTGACACTGTAAAGGAAAGAATGCCTGCTTATTTTTCAGGGTGACACTGAGGAACAAGAAGAAAGTTTGCCTGAAACCAACAACAACTTCATGGCAACTCATCATGCAGAAGGAGCGCGTATTTGCATGAACATCTAAGAGATATAAAGCTTTAAAGTGACATTAAACATAGCCTATTTAAACTGGAAAAACGGAGGCCTTGACATTTCCTGTGTTTGGCATTATAACATTGTAATCATGAAACCGAACGTGTctgcataagtgtgtgtgtgtgtctgtgtatgtgtgtgttggtttgggggtggggggggggtcatgAGTGGGTGGAATGTTTTTATTGCTGAGGATAGCATTTCATTTTCTTCTgcaaaaaactttaaaaaatttataataataaaaaaaaacattaaggaaATGAAGGTATGGCCACGAATCAGAGGTTAATATATGGCAgctattttattaatgtatgaTAATCAGACTCAAACGTATTCCTCTGTCTGACTGCTAAGATAAGCTAGGATTTTGTTGATTATTTCTGTTGTAGGAAAGGaattgtgtatatttatattaatcaatgtttttcttctcatctttatctttttaatttcttttttttttaccaataaATATACTATAAATACTAAAACTATTGAAATAATTAAACTTATTTCAAAATTAATTTTGGCCATTTCTACTGACTTTTTGACCcagacagattcacacagtGTCAAAAGCAGCTGATATTTTACAAATCTTGGGAAACAAAACACTTATTGGTGCAAACAAACATTGGTGCAAACTGCACAATAGCACCCCTTGTGGAGCATTTGTTTAAAAGTGAGTGAGTATACAATAAGATAGTTATGTGATACttttatacacaaatatattacaCAATCGCATGACACTTTACCTAAaagattatttgttttaatcGAAAGCTTTAGATTTACTGTCTGAAAAATGTTATATGCGACCAAGTATATGtctataaataaacaatggAGAAAGCAGGCCACCACAAAAGAGTGCAAGTTACTGCAAGTGGGCAAGGTGTGAAAAAAAACAGTGCCATACCACGTCCCTCTGAGAC
This window of the Hoplias malabaricus isolate fHopMal1 chromosome Y, fHopMal1.hap1, whole genome shotgun sequence genome carries:
- the LOC136677730 gene encoding alveolar macrophage chemotactic factor-like; its protein translation is MNRPILLLILASLACATVSSAFRLDGRQRCLCTKDYTVQPQNIVQWKVYPRSPLCSKVEIVVTLRNKKKVCLKPTTTSWQLIMQKERVFA